A single Methanolobus sp. ZRKC5 DNA region contains:
- a CDS encoding thioredoxin domain-containing protein: MIKENNNTSEKNNRLIEEKSPYLLQHAHNPVDWFPWREEAFKKAREENKPIFLSIGYSTCHWCHVMEKESFENNDVAEVLNDSFVSIKVDREERPDIDNIYMSVCQALTGSGGWPLTILMTPEKKPFYAATYIPRESRYGNPGMLELIPAIKDLWINKKEELLNSAEAITSAVSASGKKEQEITINEEVMKKAFEQLSNTFDNVHAGFGRAPKFPTPHHLTFLLRYWKSSGNANALEMVERTLTEMRMGGIFDQIGFGFHRYSTDRQWLVPHFEKMLYDQALMVIALAETYQATADPQYKTTAKEILTYLKRDMLSPEGGFYSAEDADSEGEEGKFYIWTKEQVEEILGKEDATLFTSIFNIQKEGNFAEEHKKELTGNNIPHMTKSMQDIISKKADHVEDIIESVEHSRQKLFTDREKRIHPSKDDKILTDWNGLIIVALCKAAQAFNDTEYVKIAEDTADFFLKEMAESDGKMQHRYREGEAAIDAFLEDYAFFIWGLIELYQTNFDTSYLEHALKLNNYLIAHFSDSENGGFFHTSDEAEELIFRSKEVYDGAIPSGNSVCALNILKLSKITADHELESVGHRTIQAFSERVSTTPIGYTQFMSALDFAMKDSLEIVIVGNLENTDTKNMILSINERFIPEKVLLLKPEKNRERITDIAVYTKDMGMIDGKTTLHICQNQSCKLPSNDINKIKEQIEKLSHI; the protein is encoded by the coding sequence TTGATTAAAGAAAATAACAATACTTCAGAAAAAAATAACAGGTTGATAGAGGAAAAAAGCCCTTACTTGCTGCAACATGCCCACAACCCTGTAGACTGGTTCCCATGGAGAGAAGAAGCTTTTAAAAAAGCAAGAGAAGAGAATAAACCGATATTCCTCTCAATTGGCTACTCTACATGCCATTGGTGTCATGTTATGGAAAAAGAGTCATTTGAAAACAATGACGTTGCAGAGGTCTTGAATGATTCGTTCGTTTCTATTAAGGTGGATCGTGAAGAAAGACCTGATATTGATAACATATATATGTCAGTTTGTCAGGCACTCACTGGCAGCGGAGGCTGGCCACTGACAATCCTCATGACTCCGGAAAAAAAGCCATTCTATGCCGCCACCTACATCCCCAGAGAAAGCCGATATGGAAATCCGGGAATGCTTGAACTAATTCCGGCCATAAAAGACCTGTGGATCAACAAAAAAGAAGAACTTCTCAATAGCGCTGAAGCCATAACATCTGCGGTATCAGCTTCCGGGAAAAAAGAACAGGAAATTACTATCAATGAAGAGGTAATGAAAAAAGCATTCGAACAGCTATCAAATACTTTTGATAATGTCCATGCGGGCTTTGGAAGAGCACCTAAATTTCCAACACCCCATCATCTTACATTCCTCCTGAGATACTGGAAAAGCTCAGGCAATGCAAATGCACTGGAAATGGTGGAAAGAACATTAACTGAAATGCGTATGGGAGGAATCTTCGATCAGATAGGTTTTGGATTCCACCGATATTCAACAGACAGACAATGGCTTGTCCCCCATTTTGAAAAAATGCTCTACGACCAGGCATTGATGGTAATCGCTTTGGCAGAAACATATCAGGCAACAGCAGATCCACAATACAAGACTACTGCAAAAGAGATATTGACCTACCTTAAAAGAGATATGCTTTCACCGGAAGGAGGATTCTACTCAGCAGAAGATGCAGATAGTGAAGGAGAAGAAGGCAAGTTTTACATCTGGACGAAAGAACAGGTTGAGGAAATTCTTGGAAAAGAAGATGCCACTCTTTTCACGAGTATTTTCAATATTCAAAAAGAAGGCAACTTCGCTGAAGAACACAAAAAAGAACTTACTGGAAACAATATACCCCACATGACAAAGAGCATGCAGGACATTATTTCCAAAAAGGCAGACCACGTGGAAGATATTATAGAGTCTGTTGAACATTCAAGACAAAAGCTATTCACTGACCGCGAAAAGCGTATCCATCCTTCCAAGGATGATAAAATACTTACTGACTGGAACGGACTGATAATTGTTGCACTCTGTAAAGCTGCACAGGCTTTCAATGATACAGAGTATGTAAAAATAGCTGAAGATACAGCCGATTTCTTCCTTAAGGAAATGGCAGAAAGTGATGGAAAGATGCAGCACCGCTATCGAGAAGGAGAAGCTGCCATAGATGCTTTCCTTGAAGATTACGCATTTTTCATATGGGGACTTATAGAACTCTACCAGACAAACTTTGATACCAGTTACCTGGAACATGCACTGAAACTAAACAACTACCTTATAGCGCATTTCAGTGACAGTGAAAATGGAGGATTCTTCCATACATCCGACGAAGCAGAAGAACTCATATTCAGAAGTAAGGAAGTATATGACGGTGCCATTCCCTCAGGAAACTCTGTATGCGCTTTAAACATCCTGAAGCTTTCAAAGATAACAGCAGACCATGAACTTGAAAGTGTGGGCCACAGAACCATACAGGCATTCTCAGAAAGAGTAAGCACTACTCCAATTGGATATACCCAATTTATGTCTGCTCTGGACTTTGCCATGAAAGATTCTCTGGAGATAGTCATTGTCGGTAATCTTGAAAATACTGACACCAAAAATATGATCTTATCCATAAATGAAAGGTTCATACCCGAAAAGGTTCTGCTTTTAAAACCGGAAAAAAACAGGGAAAGAATAACAGATATTGCAGTCTACACAAAGGACATGGGAATGATAGATGGTAAGACTACATTACATATATGCCAGAATCAAAGCTGCAAACTGCCTTCCAATGATATAAACAAGATAAAAGAGCAGATAGAAAAACTTTCACACATTTAA
- a CDS encoding PKD domain-containing protein, producing MDKRLIWSVVIMLASVLLVSGMINFQAGSAQDTPDADSSGPAIEDSVTMAQKASSTPSTKTEVLYNNSSSAAPVSAPTMMYSGGSMSAEPAPKLTVTSGSDDNNDLIIKADFSVEINCLTANFTDMSENVTSWEWDFGDGTNSTLQNPDHTYAVNGSYTVSLVGSASDGFNASTEQLVEVEDCSSSEPVEEEKKEEEKEKEEEKEYPVTQAVPEFPTVAIPMLAIIGMAFFFGRKQ from the coding sequence ATGGATAAACGGTTAATTTGGTCGGTTGTTATTATGCTTGCATCAGTTCTGCTGGTTAGTGGCATGATTAATTTCCAGGCAGGTTCAGCACAGGACACCCCGGATGCTGATAGTTCAGGTCCTGCAATAGAGGACTCTGTAACTATGGCTCAGAAAGCATCTTCTACTCCGTCAACAAAAACAGAAGTACTCTACAATAATTCTAGCAGTGCGGCCCCTGTATCAGCTCCTACCATGATGTATTCAGGTGGTTCAATGAGTGCTGAACCAGCTCCTAAATTAACGGTTACATCTGGGTCAGATGACAATAATGATTTAATCATTAAAGCTGATTTCTCCGTAGAAATAAATTGCCTGACTGCCAATTTCACTGACATGTCAGAGAATGTAACTTCCTGGGAATGGGACTTTGGAGATGGTACTAACTCAACTCTGCAGAATCCAGACCATACTTATGCAGTAAATGGTTCTTACACAGTTAGCTTGGTTGGTTCCGCTTCAGATGGGTTCAATGCTTCTACAGAACAACTCGTAGAGGTCGAAGATTGTAGCTCTTCCGAACCAGTAGAAGAAGAAAAGAAGGAAGAAGAAAAAGAGAAGGAAGAAGAAAAAGAGTATCCTGTTACACAGGCAGTTCCTGAGTTCCCTACAGTTGCGATTCCGATGCTAGCAATTATTGGAATGGCATTCTTCTTTGGTAGAAAACAATAA
- the nifB gene encoding nitrogenase cofactor biosynthesis protein NifB — MENEEKDICEIEISKGDDIKRIISQHPCYSKEAQHKFGRIHLAVAPKCNIQCNYCDRKFDCVNESRPGVTSEVLTPQDALEKTRQVLKEYPFIKVVGIAGPGDPLANDETFETLELIKKEFPDITLCLSTNGLALIEKLPDLVRVGVTTLTVTLNAIDPEIEAQLIGHISYNGKIYRGIEAAEIMVKNQLEGIRLAVEAGLVLKINTVLVPGINDTHIIEVAKKINELGVFIMNVMPLICQAKFAHMEPPTPEERKAIQKQCEPYVQQMRHCRQCRADAYGLIGTDMSQMSEERRKVVKFDMDKKTHSDEKA, encoded by the coding sequence ATGGAAAATGAAGAAAAAGACATTTGTGAAATTGAAATTTCCAAGGGTGACGATATCAAGAGAATAATATCACAGCATCCTTGTTATTCCAAAGAGGCCCAACACAAGTTTGGAAGAATCCATCTTGCAGTAGCTCCGAAATGCAATATTCAATGTAATTATTGTGACCGTAAATTTGACTGTGTTAATGAGAGCAGACCTGGTGTTACCAGTGAAGTCCTGACTCCACAGGACGCTCTTGAAAAGACCAGGCAGGTCCTTAAGGAATATCCTTTCATAAAGGTAGTTGGTATTGCAGGTCCTGGTGACCCACTGGCCAATGATGAAACCTTTGAGACACTGGAACTTATCAAGAAAGAGTTCCCGGATATAACACTCTGTCTGAGTACCAACGGACTCGCATTGATTGAGAAGCTGCCTGATCTGGTAAGAGTAGGGGTTACTACATTAACGGTAACACTGAATGCAATTGATCCTGAAATTGAGGCTCAGTTAATAGGTCATATTTCTTATAATGGCAAGATCTACAGGGGTATCGAAGCAGCTGAGATCATGGTTAAGAACCAATTGGAAGGTATCAGGCTTGCAGTTGAGGCTGGTCTTGTGCTCAAGATCAATACTGTGCTTGTTCCAGGTATCAACGATACACACATTATTGAAGTTGCCAAGAAGATAAATGAGCTCGGTGTCTTTATCATGAATGTGATGCCGCTTATATGCCAGGCAAAGTTTGCGCACATGGAACCACCAACACCTGAAGAGCGCAAGGCCATTCAGAAACAGTGTGAGCCTTATGTCCAGCAGATGAGACACTGTCGCCAGTGCAGGGCTGATGCGTATGGTCTTATTGGAACCGACATGTCACAGATGAGTGAAGAACGCAGAAAAGTCGTTAAATTCGATATGGATAAAAAGACGCATTCAGATGAGAAGGCTTAA
- the queC gene encoding 7-cyano-7-deazaguanine synthase QueC, with product MSAIALLSSGLDSVTAIAAVQEQIGVKMALIFNYGQRSVEREIQNSVKVCEHFGIEYRILDIRWMREITNTSLVNTDMEVPSLSMEEISDNADPSITIQSAKAVWVPNRNGILINIAAAFAESMGCEYVIVGFNKEEAVTFPDNSAEFITAIDDSLSYSTANGVKVLAPLIGLDKKEIVAKAVELRAPLEFSWSCYHGEDIPCGECESCTRRRRAFEAASIQDPLLVRLGI from the coding sequence ATCAGTGCAATTGCTTTGTTAAGCAGTGGTCTTGATTCTGTCACTGCCATTGCTGCAGTTCAGGAACAGATTGGAGTTAAGATGGCTCTTATATTCAACTACGGGCAACGTTCAGTAGAGCGTGAGATCCAAAATTCGGTGAAGGTCTGTGAACACTTTGGGATTGAATATCGTATTCTTGACATACGATGGATGCGAGAGATAACCAATACATCCCTTGTCAATACGGACATGGAAGTTCCCTCGCTTAGCATGGAGGAAATATCAGACAATGCTGATCCTTCGATAACAATTCAGTCTGCTAAAGCCGTCTGGGTTCCAAACCGAAATGGCATTCTTATAAACATCGCAGCAGCTTTTGCTGAAAGTATGGGTTGTGAGTATGTGATTGTAGGTTTCAACAAGGAAGAAGCTGTGACATTCCCGGATAATTCTGCTGAATTCATCACTGCAATTGACGATTCCCTTTCATACTCAACAGCAAATGGTGTGAAAGTACTTGCACCTCTTATAGGGTTGGACAAAAAAGAGATCGTTGCAAAAGCTGTGGAGCTAAGAGCACCACTTGAGTTTAGCTGGAGTTGTTATCATGGCGAGGATATTCCTTGTGGTGAATGTGAGAGTTGTACTCGAAGAAGAAGGGCTTTTGAAGCTGCAAGTATTCAAGACCCATTGCTTGTAAGGCTCGGGATATGA
- a CDS encoding 7-carboxy-7-deazaguanine synthase QueE, with translation MFAPINEIFCSVQGEGPYVGCRQAFVRFTGCNLNCHYCDTPVEATKFCRVEKNVGSNVFQDIENPLSSDEVSDIVKSFSGLHSVSLTGGEPLLYAEFISSIDVDVPLYLESNMTLPHMAKKIKNSLSYVSGDVKLLPHSSLDDPELHLDRTIECFRNLRTTQDRDCFCKIVVTKDTPVDDIEGIVGAISGYISSLILQPVTQKDMQPEPGYLLGLQESFLNDIDTRIIPQTHKMWGCL, from the coding sequence GTGTTCGCACCCATCAATGAGATATTTTGCTCAGTGCAGGGTGAAGGCCCGTATGTAGGGTGCAGGCAGGCCTTCGTTCGATTTACCGGGTGTAATCTTAATTGTCATTATTGTGATACTCCTGTGGAAGCAACGAAGTTCTGCAGGGTTGAGAAAAATGTGGGATCCAATGTTTTCCAGGACATTGAAAATCCTCTTTCGTCGGATGAGGTTAGCGATATCGTAAAGTCATTCTCTGGCTTGCACTCAGTCTCACTAACAGGCGGTGAGCCGTTGCTTTATGCGGAATTCATATCCTCCATAGATGTGGATGTACCTCTCTATCTGGAATCTAACATGACCCTGCCTCATATGGCTAAAAAAATAAAAAACAGTCTGTCATATGTTTCCGGTGATGTGAAACTTTTACCTCATTCATCGCTTGATGATCCGGAGCTTCATCTTGACAGGACTATCGAGTGCTTCAGAAATTTGAGGACTACGCAGGACAGGGATTGTTTCTGTAAGATAGTTGTAACAAAAGACACACCAGTTGATGATATCGAAGGTATTGTCGGTGCCATATCCGGCTATATATCCAGCCTCATACTGCAACCGGTGACACAGAAGGACATGCAGCCTGAACCTGGCTATCTGCTTGGTTTGCAGGAATCTTTCCTTAATGATATTGATACTAGAATAATACCACAGACCCACAAAATGTGGGGGTGCTTATAA
- a CDS encoding radical SAM protein, which yields MRLIDLSDEKGQIRVEFGGCNMKCPYCVHIHQSVKEWTVGEVVDYASKSTTENVYLGGAEPTLQKDLLPLIEELHGVGKRVILKSNGMKPDILEVALPFVHGFVIEIKAPSDDIKGIMELTGMSDERSTKYVGLLKESLIIAKKKWLRVWIRVIPEYVNADTMPRILPDLEGASEVMLYQFMSNPEFDLPFMGHDKPAPSWGQIKNLGESVLKTVPLVRVVGERGQMVLQEE from the coding sequence ATGAGATTAATCGATTTATCAGATGAGAAAGGGCAGATCAGGGTCGAGTTTGGTGGATGTAACATGAAATGTCCGTATTGTGTTCACATACATCAGTCTGTGAAGGAGTGGACTGTTGGTGAGGTGGTGGATTATGCGAGCAAGTCTACTACTGAGAATGTCTATCTTGGGGGTGCAGAGCCAACTCTGCAAAAAGATCTTTTGCCACTGATTGAGGAGCTTCACGGTGTTGGTAAGCGTGTTATACTGAAATCAAATGGTATGAAACCTGATATTCTTGAAGTTGCGCTTCCTTTTGTTCATGGCTTTGTGATTGAGATAAAAGCTCCCAGTGATGATATAAAAGGCATAATGGAGCTTACGGGTATGTCAGATGAACGTAGCACAAAGTATGTGGGGCTTCTTAAGGAGTCTCTGATCATCGCAAAGAAAAAATGGCTGAGGGTCTGGATAAGGGTAATACCTGAATATGTGAATGCTGATACGATGCCACGTATACTACCTGATCTTGAAGGCGCTTCTGAGGTTATGCTTTACCAGTTCATGAGTAATCCGGAATTCGATCTTCCATTTATGGGTCATGATAAGCCGGCTCCTTCCTGGGGACAAATTAAGAATCTGGGGGAAAGTGTGTTAAAAACAGTTCCTTTGGTCAGGGTTGTTGGTGAAAGAGGTCAGATGGTGTTGCAGGAAGAATAA
- a CDS encoding DUF366 family protein, giving the protein MKCIILDKTTDYDGSQISSLWAYNLADVQADSIIAFRGGCDVKIEHMIDLEDKKQGDMIFSTDMVHFIIEHFDSTDLKLVYARQRLFTAIVAEVLSEYRNDLVRKGDDLFVDDKKLTVSIASTSAVSQKIHFGINVVHDYYGSLEDIGISSADVAELMEKIANCYYNEFIDIEMDLRKSRPLDVI; this is encoded by the coding sequence ATGAAATGTATAATTCTTGATAAAACGACAGATTATGACGGCAGCCAGATATCATCACTCTGGGCCTATAATCTTGCAGACGTCCAGGCTGACTCCATCATTGCTTTCAGGGGAGGCTGTGATGTTAAGATCGAACATATGATCGATCTCGAGGACAAGAAGCAGGGCGATATGATATTTTCCACTGACATGGTCCACTTCATCATAGAACATTTTGATTCCACTGACCTGAAACTGGTGTATGCAAGGCAGAGATTGTTTACGGCAATAGTTGCAGAAGTACTTTCAGAATACCGCAATGACCTTGTTAGAAAAGGTGATGACCTTTTTGTGGATGACAAAAAACTTACAGTATCTATTGCAAGCACATCAGCCGTTTCACAAAAAATTCACTTCGGAATAAATGTCGTGCACGATTATTATGGTAGTCTTGAGGATATTGGAATTAGCAGTGCTGATGTGGCTGAACTGATGGAAAAGATCGCTAATTGTTACTATAATGAATTTATTGATATTGAGATGGACCTTCGCAAATCAAGGCCATTGGATGTGATCTAG
- a CDS encoding methanogenesis marker 2 protein produces the protein MYIEELAVNLRNFEGVTRKKPIAEIVRIFETVRSEYGEVIDDFGDDAAVIDIGTDDVILFAADAIWGKIVNKSPWWTGYTSVVVNVNDISAMGGRPLAMVNVMASSDQESTEEIMRGIRDGIKKFGVPMVGGHMHPDTPYNSLAVSIIGIAKKDCVIRSDSAKPGDVVIVAYDMDGRVGQNSPYSWDTTSFKEADVVRERFMVMQEIGEKKLVTAGKDISNPGTIGTLGMLCEVSRMGASVDIRKIPRPDDVDFEQWLKIYPATGYVVTAKEENASQCVKMFENAGLKAAVMGEINDSQVIDIYDNSGKAIVFDLKNDTITGI, from the coding sequence TTGTATATAGAAGAGCTTGCGGTGAACTTAAGGAATTTTGAAGGGGTTACCCGGAAAAAACCAATTGCAGAAATTGTGCGCATATTCGAGACAGTCCGCTCAGAGTATGGAGAGGTCATTGATGACTTCGGAGACGATGCTGCAGTTATTGATATTGGTACTGATGATGTCATCCTCTTTGCTGCTGATGCAATCTGGGGAAAGATAGTCAATAAGAGTCCCTGGTGGACAGGTTACACTTCCGTTGTTGTGAATGTGAACGACATTTCTGCAATGGGTGGTCGTCCACTTGCAATGGTCAACGTCATGGCTTCCAGTGACCAGGAATCCACTGAAGAGATAATGAGAGGTATCCGGGATGGTATCAAGAAATTCGGCGTACCAATGGTAGGCGGACACATGCATCCTGACACTCCTTATAACTCACTTGCAGTATCCATTATAGGTATTGCTAAGAAGGATTGTGTGATCCGAAGTGACAGTGCGAAGCCAGGAGATGTTGTGATAGTTGCCTATGACATGGATGGCAGGGTTGGACAGAATTCCCCTTACAGCTGGGATACAACTTCATTCAAAGAAGCTGATGTTGTACGTGAGCGTTTCATGGTCATGCAGGAGATTGGGGAAAAGAAACTGGTAACCGCAGGTAAGGACATCAGTAACCCGGGTACTATCGGTACTCTTGGTATGCTTTGTGAAGTGAGCAGGATGGGTGCGTCTGTGGATATTCGAAAGATACCACGACCTGATGATGTTGACTTTGAGCAGTGGTTGAAGATATATCCTGCAACTGGTTATGTTGTCACTGCAAAAGAGGAGAATGCTTCTCAGTGTGTTAAGATGTTTGAGAATGCTGGTCTTAAGGCTGCTGTTATGGGTGAAATTAATGATAGCCAGGTCATTGATATTTATGATAACAGCGGGAAAGCTATTGTCTTTGATCTCAAAAATGATACAATTACAGGTATTTGA
- the queD gene encoding 6-carboxytetrahydropterin synthase QueD, whose amino-acid sequence MMKMKLGITDYIDSAHYLPGHETCGIVHGHTYKTEVVIEGEKKDTGMVMDFYEIKKVIKEVLKEYDHVLLNNMLEFPSVENLCEHVHTKLSSRLDYPLSVKMWEGEGKWCEVSTC is encoded by the coding sequence ATAATGAAAATGAAACTTGGAATAACTGATTATATTGATAGTGCCCATTATCTTCCCGGGCATGAGACATGCGGGATCGTTCACGGACATACTTATAAGACCGAAGTCGTGATCGAAGGTGAGAAAAAGGACACTGGGATGGTTATGGACTTTTATGAGATAAAGAAAGTTATCAAAGAAGTTCTTAAAGAATATGACCATGTGTTGTTGAATAACATGCTGGAGTTTCCAAGTGTGGAGAATCTGTGCGAGCATGTCCACACTAAGCTTTCATCCCGACTTGACTACCCGCTATCCGTAAAAATGTGGGAAGGCGAAGGCAAGTGGTGTGAAGTAAGTACATGTTAA
- the ftsA gene encoding coenzyme F390 synthetase — MSKRTFYNPDIETMDRSELDALVDERIRYTVKYASENSLFYKKWFREHSVKPSDIRSHEDLLELPNISGKTIRENQPPVEDDFGFRMVDWKDVFTVHETSGTSGTPKSFFLTWEDWERYAEKYARSFRSQGFGTNDRVIVCASYGMNVGANTMTLAARNIGMTIIPEGKCTFPIRIMETYKPTSIVGSIFKLIHLAKRMKEQGMDPARSSIERLIIGGESFAEESRKYVAEIWDCDVYNTYGSTEGTMCGECTDISGLHVPEDLVHLDVYDPHMNKFVKDGECGRVVLTTLLPVGAKSGNVLLNYDTEDTTVVLSREECACGRTHMKIMNPEREAETFWVSGTPFNRVDIEKGVFQRENMEYLTGEYEAFLYGGDDEGETTLRVSMECNDLQDCDEELIKENFLRSFFAYKKNLENSYIDGSLNILFNYTNPGELDFYRVKGRPKRIVDRR; from the coding sequence ATGTCAAAAAGGACATTCTACAACCCGGATATTGAAACCATGGACAGAAGTGAACTTGATGCCCTGGTGGATGAAAGGATCAGGTACACTGTGAAATATGCATCAGAGAATTCATTGTTCTACAAGAAATGGTTCAGGGAACACAGTGTTAAACCTTCTGATATCAGGTCACATGAAGATCTCCTTGAACTTCCGAACATATCCGGGAAGACCATTCGTGAAAATCAGCCACCCGTAGAAGATGATTTCGGATTCAGGATGGTGGACTGGAAAGATGTGTTCACAGTACACGAAACCAGTGGCACCAGCGGAACACCCAAATCATTTTTCCTTACATGGGAAGACTGGGAAAGATATGCAGAAAAATATGCCAGAAGCTTCCGGTCACAGGGATTTGGAACGAACGACCGGGTTATTGTTTGTGCTTCCTATGGAATGAACGTAGGTGCAAACACAATGACACTTGCAGCCAGAAACATCGGAATGACCATCATCCCTGAAGGTAAATGTACTTTCCCCATCAGAATCATGGAAACATACAAACCAACTTCCATTGTCGGAAGCATCTTCAAGCTAATACATCTTGCAAAAAGAATGAAAGAGCAGGGAATGGATCCTGCAAGATCCAGCATTGAACGTCTTATTATAGGCGGAGAAAGCTTTGCAGAAGAATCAAGAAAATACGTTGCCGAAATATGGGATTGTGATGTCTACAACACATACGGAAGTACCGAGGGAACCATGTGCGGAGAGTGCACGGACATAAGTGGCTTGCATGTTCCTGAAGACCTTGTTCACCTGGATGTATATGACCCGCATATGAATAAATTTGTAAAGGATGGAGAATGCGGCAGAGTTGTACTTACAACGTTGTTACCTGTTGGAGCGAAGAGCGGAAATGTACTCCTTAACTATGATACTGAAGATACGACCGTAGTACTTAGCCGTGAAGAATGCGCTTGTGGCAGGACCCATATGAAGATAATGAATCCTGAAAGGGAAGCTGAAACATTCTGGGTTTCAGGCACCCCTTTTAATCGTGTTGATATCGAAAAAGGCGTATTCCAGAGAGAGAACATGGAGTATCTGACTGGCGAATATGAGGCTTTCCTTTATGGAGGGGACGATGAAGGAGAAACAACCCTGAGGGTCAGCATGGAATGCAATGATCTTCAGGACTGCGATGAAGAACTTATCAAGGAAAACTTCCTCAGGTCATTCTTTGCCTATAAGAAAAACCTGGAGAATTCATATATTGACGGAAGTCTGAACATTCTCTTTAACTACACAAATCCTGGGGAGCTGGATTTCTACCGTGTCAAAGGAAGACCAAAGCGTATCGTAGACAGACGTTAG
- a CDS encoding DUF5611 family protein → MKEYKFKRGSTPDLDRIYECLTEAFSSDIKKEDEKLITSYGILSSLTVWIDNKKLVVDTVSDTSNTDDTVILDSNKRFRDFLLSATGYTAKERLKQAKKAVSK, encoded by the coding sequence ATGAAAGAATATAAGTTCAAGCGTGGTTCTACACCTGATCTGGATAGGATATACGAATGCCTGACAGAGGCTTTTTCAAGCGATATCAAGAAGGAAGATGAAAAATTAATTACTTCTTACGGTATTCTTTCCAGCCTGACAGTATGGATAGATAATAAAAAGCTCGTTGTTGATACGGTGTCTGATACCTCTAATACAGATGATACTGTTATTCTTGATTCCAACAAGCGTTTTAGAGATTTTCTTCTAAGTGCTACTGGCTATACTGCGAAGGAGCGTTTGAAGCAGGCTAAAAAAGCTGTTTCTAAGTAA
- a CDS encoding chorismate pyruvate-lyase family protein — MNFLEKLKGFEIPTCLRVCAGTDGSVTFLLEIMTKHPTAVVTECQHIIPADEQSAEIFGVDIGADINERVVTLTAGDVPYVFARSLSAIEKMPEGVRSDMMKADIPIGKILRDHDIETRRDFEGIEIVEEAPLFGAKKVLSRSYRIVHHNGVLMWINEKFPVDDRWCL, encoded by the coding sequence ATGAATTTTCTTGAAAAACTGAAGGGCTTTGAGATTCCTACATGCCTGAGGGTGTGTGCAGGAACTGATGGTTCGGTCACTTTCCTGCTGGAGATTATGACCAAACACCCCACAGCTGTTGTGACGGAGTGCCAGCATATCATCCCGGCAGATGAGCAGAGCGCAGAAATATTCGGAGTAGATATTGGCGCTGATATCAACGAGCGCGTGGTCACTCTCACAGCCGGGGATGTCCCCTATGTGTTTGCCCGCTCCCTGTCAGCTATCGAGAAGATGCCCGAAGGCGTTCGCAGTGACATGATGAAAGCCGACATCCCAATTGGTAAGATACTGCGTGACCACGATATCGAGACCAGAAGAGATTTTGAAGGTATCGAGATAGTCGAGGAAGCTCCACTCTTTGGAGCAAAAAAAGTACTTTCCCGTTCCTATCGCATTGTCCACCACAACGGTGTTCTCATGTGGATCAACGAGAAGTTTCCGGTAGATGACCGCTGGTGCTTATAA